Genomic DNA from Arthrobacter sp. KBS0703:
CCCTGTCTCTTATACACATCTCGGCAGGCGCGGTCGATGCAGCAGGCGCGGCCGCCGCCGGTATGCCTGAACCGGCATCCATCCCGCCGCTGTCAGCACCAGAGGGCGCCCTTCCCTCCCCGCCGACGGCAGCCCAGCCGGAACCAGCCCAGCCGGGGCCCACCGGATCGGCACCGCGGACGCTGACTCCAGAGGCGCTGGTGCCGGAAAGCAACGCGGCCCAGGTCGCTGCCGTCTTCAACGCGATCAACACGTACCGGGCATCCCTGGGCCTCCCCGCCGTGAAGTACCACGCCACTGTCGCGGGCATGGCGCAGGAATGGTCGGACAGCATCGCCTCCCGCGAGGTCATCGAGCACCGGTCCAGCTTCTGGACCGATGCACGGGCGCTCAGTCCGAACAACGGCGCGGGTGAGGTCATCGCCGTCCGCTGGGACCGGGACGCCGCGCAACTGGTCGAGTGGTGGAAAGGCTCCCCCGCCCACAACGCCATCCTCACGGATCCGCGGTTCAACGTGGTGGGCATCGGCATCTCCTTTACCGACGGCAACTGGCAGACCACCCCGGGCCGCTACACCATGTGGGGCGTGGTGGACTTCTTCGGCTACAGCGCCCTTCCGTCCGGGACCACCGCCGGCCCGGGCGGCACCACCACGGTCCCGGTCCAGCCAGCCGACGTCTGCGAACCCCTGGTCAAGCACATGCCGCCGACCCTTGACCTGGCCACGGCGGCCATCAGGAGTGCCGGTGACCTGCTGTCCGTGGACGCTGCGGGCCAGTTGATCAACCGGCCGTCGCTCGGGAACGGGCTGTTTGGTCCGGCGGAAGTCGCCGGTTCGGGATTTGCCGCCGCCCAGGCCGTTTATGTCACGGACTGGGAGCGCGACGGCATCTTCGATGTGCTGGCGCAGTGGGCGGACGGCCGGCTGACGCTGCATTCGGGCTCGCTGGCAGGCGGTTTCCTGGCACCGGTCACGCTCGGCCAGTCCGGCTGGGCGGGACTGACGCTGGCAGTCGGCGGGTGGTGCTCGGCCAACCGGCTTCCCCAGCTCCTGGCCCTGGACTCCGCGGCAAACCTCTGGCTGTATCCAAACCGGGGCAGCGGCGACCTGGTTCAGCGCACGCTGATCGCGTCCGGCGTCTCGGCGACGCGCCTGGCGATGGTGGATTTCGACGGCGACGGTTTCCAGGATCTGCTGGCCCGCCAGGGCGGCGGGAACGTTCTCCTGTACCGGGGATCCGGCACACCGTGGCCCACGGTCGAGGCCAGGGCCGCGGTGGCCAGCGGCTGGGGCGATGTGACCGCCATCCGCTCCCTGGCGGACGTCACGGGCGCCTATTCCGCCGGACTGGCCCTGCAGAGGACCGGCAGTTCCGTTCAGTACCTTGGCCTCAGCGGCGGCATCCTGAGCCCGCCGTCCGCGGTTCCAGGAATCTGGACCGGCCAGCGGCTCGCCCAGTAACCCCGGCCCCGCCGCGGAGTCCTAATCCGCCGTCGGACGCTCTTCGAGCACGGCCTTGAGCCGCTCGAGCTGGGCGACCCGCTCCTGCAGCCTCCGCTGGACGGCCGGCCGGCCGAGACCCCGGAGGCCTTTGAGCGGGGCTTCGAGGGCGAAGCGCACGCGCGTGCCGGCGCCCTCGGTGCTGAGGTAGAACCCGCCGCTCGGCAACGAGGGGCCGGCCACCACCTGGAACCTGATTTCGGCCCCCGGCCGTGCGTGTGAGATCTCAAAGTCCGCCGCGACCGGACGGCCCCGCGGCCCCGTGAGTGTCACCTGATACCGGGCGCCGGCGCTCCCCGCGCTGCCCGAACTCAGGCTGATGCTGCGGATACCCGGCTGCCAGGCCGCGAGGTTCAGCCCGTTCAGCAGGAAGATGTAGACCGTCATCGCATCGCGCTGCACGAGGACCTCGTGTTCTGCAAATGCCATCGGATCCTTTTTCCAGCGTCGGGCGGTTCTCGTAGCCCGTATCCCCGTTCCGCGGCTAACTGGACTCAGGATAGCCAGCGGCATGAAGCCGCGGGGAAAGCTGACCGGGCCTTTACCGAAGAGTTACGGGAGACAGCCAGCGGGGCCTGCCCGGAGGACGCGCGAAGGGCACGGACCGCCGGTGACCTGGCCTGCCACGCAACTGCGCTAAGCTAGGTTTTGCGCCGGCGAAATCCGGGGCACTGCGGCTGTAGCTCAATGGTAGAGCGCTAGCTTCCCAAGCTCGACACGCGGGTTCGATTCCCGTCAGCCGCTCCATTTTCCCCGGCCCGCCGCCCGGGAAGTTCGGCGCCAGGCCCGCCCACTTCCCCGGGGCCCATTAGGCAGCTACCTGTATGGTCAGAAGTCAGGAACCTCTTCGGTTCCGCTACAGGAGCAACCATGGCTGACAAGTCCCCCCGTCAAGCAGCATCCAAAAAATCCGGCAAATCCATCAAGGAAAAGCGCGCCGACAAGAGAGCCGCCACAGCACCGGCCAGCTCACTGGACAAGACCAGCGCTAAGCCGGTGGCGGCAAAGAAGAAGTGACCGGCTCGCCGAACCATCTCACCCTGGGGGTTGTCTCGTCGTCGCGAAAACCGGATGAACGCCGCCTGCCCCTGCACCCCCTGCACCTTGAGCGCATCGCCCCGGAGTTGCGCCAGCGCATGATCCTGGAGCACGGCTACGGCGAACGCTTCGGCTTTTCCGACGCCCAACTCGCCCCGCTGGTGGGCAGCCTGGCCAGCCGCGACGAACTGGTGGCGAAGGCCGACGTCGTCCTGCTGCCCAAACCGCAGCCGCAG
This window encodes:
- a CDS encoding CAP domain-containing protein translates to MPEPASIPPLSAPEGALPSPPTAAQPEPAQPGPTGSAPRTLTPEALVPESNAAQVAAVFNAINTYRASLGLPAVKYHATVAGMAQEWSDSIASREVIEHRSSFWTDARALSPNNGAGEVIAVRWDRDAAQLVEWWKGSPAHNAILTDPRFNVVGIGISFTDGNWQTTPGRYTMWGVVDFFGYSALPSGTTAGPGGTTTVPVQPADVCEPLVKHMPPTLDLATAAIRSAGDLLSVDAAGQLINRPSLGNGLFGPAEVAGSGFAAAQAVYVTDWERDGIFDVLAQWADGRLTLHSGSLAGGFLAPVTLGQSGWAGLTLAVGGWCSANRLPQLLALDSAANLWLYPNRGSGDLVQRTLIASGVSATRLAMVDFDGDGFQDLLARQGGGNVLLYRGSGTPWPTVEARAAVASGWGDVTAIRSLADVTGAYSAGLALQRTGSSVQYLGLSGGILSPPSAVPGIWTGQRLAQ
- a CDS encoding SRPBCC family protein, whose protein sequence is MAFAEHEVLVQRDAMTVYIFLLNGLNLAAWQPGIRSISLSSGSAGSAGARYQVTLTGPRGRPVAADFEISHARPGAEIRFQVVAGPSLPSGGFYLSTEGAGTRVRFALEAPLKGLRGLGRPAVQRRLQERVAQLERLKAVLEERPTAD